The following DNA comes from Alkalibaculum bacchi.
TCGTCATCTGATACTCTAATATCATCAAGAGCTGCTACCCTTAAGTTTGATGTTGGCATATTGGTAATCGTGTAATCATACAGCTCCTTCTTAAAGCGGCGCAGTATTTTTACTGAAAGCTTTGCCTTTTTATTTTCCATAGCAGAATAAAGAGACATAAAATCTCCAAGCATTACTTTCTTCATGCCTAACGGTTTGTTGTCCACCATGATAATATATGGACTGACCTGAACGCCCACCATATCTCTATTATATTCCACGAACACAAATCTATCTTCTAGCAGTTTAATCTGTTTTTCATCCAAGCAATTTACAATAGACTTAATGATATTTTGCACATTTATATCACTTATAGAATAACCCATAAAAATAATTGGATATTCCATAAAAATAGTCATCAATTTTGCAGCTAGATAGGCACTTTTTTCTCCAAACTTCACATAATCAGATTCATTAATTATAATACTCTCTGGATTTTCAACTGAACCATGTATTTTATAAATTTCTGCAATGCCCTGAATTGCAGAGAAAATCAGCTGATTCTGACCAACATATTTTGTAAACCCCTGAAAATTATCTTCTAAAAAAGTATCATAATTGGTTGTTATTACTCCTGCTATACTCTTTTCAGAAATATGGACGAGTTTGTTTATTTCTTCTTGATAGTGGGGTTCAACTATTGTGTTACGTTTTATGTATGCTGCTAGTTCTGCCTTAAATGGAGATAAACCATTATTTTTTATCTGTTCTAATGCCTCTTCATTAACATTTCTTATAGAAGCATCTCTAAACCATTTTTCATCGAAGTCTCTTTGAATTAATTCTGCTATTTTAGGCATAATACCCGCCTTACATTGTAAAACCTTTGCTTTGTTCTCATATGAACTATAAATAAAATTATCATCCTCAATAACTCTAGCAAAATGCTCCAACAAACCTTTCCAATCTGGCAAATTCAAATATCTTCGAGTCATTCCAGAACCTAAGAACAAAAATGGAGTAGTATTAAAATTACTTATAACATCTTCAATTGTCATTAATATTTCACCTATTTTCTATTTTCAAATATATATTTGAACGAGAATTTTAGTCTATCAATATTTTTATAATATCATAATTATATCCCCATCTATACTTATTTAATAGGAAAGTAAAATTTCCTTTTATTTGCGAGAGCTCATTATCTTATTTCAAAACAACCTTGGCTTGTTTTCTAGGAACCGTTCGGTAGTATTTTACATCGGGATAACCCAATACAAGACAAGCTTGTACTTCTTTTTCATCCTCAATATCTAAGAACTGTTTTATCTCTTTGTTTTGATTTGCAGCTCTTACGAAAAAGCCGCTATAAAACATTCCAAGCCCTTGGGCAAATGCCATAAGTTCCATATTTGAAGCAACTAGCCCTGCATTAATAGCAGAATCACTGACGACACATACAACTGCAGATGCATGAAAAAACAAATCATCACGACCATCTTGACTATAGTGATCACACATAGTAATCCACCGACGAGCGTGCACTTTATATATCCTAGAAATTTCAGTATTTATTAGTATTTCTTGTGCCTCTTTGTTTAAACTCTCCAGTGCCATCTTCGTTAATTGGGGCAAATTATCTCGTACAACCACATAAGAGGTACCTTGTAAATTGCTACCAGTAGGAGTATATCTTCCCGCCTCGATAATATTCATCAGCTTCTTATCTTCAATGGGCTTTTGAATAAATCGTCGTATAGATCTTCTTCCCTTAATGGCCTTAAGTAATACATCAGGATCTAAGGCTGCCGACTCTAAAGTAGACTCTTCTACCTCTCGCATTTCGTACCCTTCTATA
Coding sequences within:
- a CDS encoding nitroreductase family protein, yielding MVRIDNELCIGCGLCVADCFPKNIIIEDKKAKAIFNCMECGHCVAVCPQNAVSIEGYEMREVEESTLESAALDPDVLLKAIKGRRSIRRFIQKPIEDKKLMNIIEAGRYTPTGSNLQGTSYVVVRDNLPQLTKMALESLNKEAQEILINTEISRIYKVHARRWITMCDHYSQDGRDDLFFHASAVVCVVSDSAINAGLVASNMELMAFAQGLGMFYSGFFVRAANQNKEIKQFLDIEDEKEVQACLVLGYPDVKYYRTVPRKQAKVVLK
- a CDS encoding SIR2 family protein yields the protein MTIEDVISNFNTTPFLFLGSGMTRRYLNLPDWKGLLEHFARVIEDDNFIYSSYENKAKVLQCKAGIMPKIAELIQRDFDEKWFRDASIRNVNEEALEQIKNNGLSPFKAELAAYIKRNTIVEPHYQEEINKLVHISEKSIAGVITTNYDTFLEDNFQGFTKYVGQNQLIFSAIQGIAEIYKIHGSVENPESIIINESDYVKFGEKSAYLAAKLMTIFMEYPIIFMGYSISDINVQNIIKSIVNCLDEKQIKLLEDRFVFVEYNRDMVGVQVSPYIIMVDNKPLGMKKVMLGDFMSLYSAMENKKAKLSVKILRRFKKELYDYTITNMPTSNLRVAALDDIRVSDDELVLAIGKVSDLGLKGLSGIDSNEWYRNIVIGDLDFSADELLEYAYPKVLRQNSGRLPVNKYLYEATKEFPECKELAIKQNFDAIISKTIKKNRNCLGEYSSVKQIWNQEKDSLERATRLISHLGKEQINVVELEDVLRNLFEEDVNILQNVDSQARTHIRRLIMIYDYLKWGK